The stretch of DNA CGCCCGAGACCCCCGCGCGAATCTCCTGCAAGGTGGCCTCGCCGCCCAGGGTCGAGAGGAAGGTGACGCGGGCGCCGCCGTTGGCCTCGGCATACTTGCGGATATGGTCCACAAGGTCCTGCACGACCTTCTTGCTGCCGCGCACGCGCCCGGCGGCCTCGACCCGGCCCGCCTTCACGGTCAGGATGGGCTTGATGTTCAGCAGGCCCCCCAGCAGCGCCGTCGCCCCGCCGATGCGCCCGTTGGCCCGCAGGAAGTCGAGGGTGTCCACCGTGAAGCGGATGTCCGTTTTCGCCGCGACGCGCTCCAGCTCGCCCACGATCTCGGCCATGGAGCGGCCCTCCCCCGCCCGCTGCGCCGCCCGGATCGCCTGCATGCCCAGCCCCAGCGTGGCCGAGCGGCTGTCCATCACCGTGACGCGCCCGCCGAAATCCTGCGCGGCGAGCCGGGCGCTTCCCACCGTGCCCGACAGTTGCCCGCTGATGTGGAGGCTCAGCACCTCGTCGGCCGCCCTGAGCGCGTCCTCGTACACGGCGGCGAACTCGGCCGGGCTGGGCTGGGACGTGCTGGGCGTCTTCTTGCCCGCCCTGATTCCGGCGAAGAGGTCGGCAGGGGTGATTTCCAGGCCGTCTTTGTACATCTGGCCGTCGAAGTGAACGTACAGCGGCACGCTGCGAATCCCGTACTGACCGCAAAGCTGAGGACTGAGGTCACTCGTCGAGTCGGTGACGATGGCGATGGTCATGGGGGGCATCTTAACGCGGGGCGGGGGGTGTGGACGGCTGGCTCTCCGCAAGGCAAAACGCCGCCCCCACGGACGGCGTTTCAGAACACTGGGGCAGCTCAGTCCTTCTTCGTCGGCTGCCACTTCTTGCGGCTGCCGGGGCCAGGCTCCGAGGTGGCCTGCGCGCCCTCCTCCAGCAGGTTCTCCCCAACCCGGTCAAGGTGGACGTGCTCGGTGATCGGCGCGGCGTCGGCGGGGGGCTGGGGCGCGGCCGCTTCTGCCCCCCGGCGAGGCTGCCACTTGGGGCGCTCGGTGGGAGCGGGGGCAGCAGGCTCGGCAGCGACGGTCACCACCTCCACCGGGGGAGTGAGAGTCTCAACAGGAGCGGCACTCGCGGCGGCCTTGGGCGCCCACTTCTTGCGTTCGCCTGCGACGGGGGCTGGTTCGGTCGGAGCGGATGCCTCGACCTGCGGCGCCGCTTCGGGGGCCGGGACCACAGCCGTCTTCGGGCTCCACTTTTTGCGCTCGCCCGTGGGCGTAGCCGTCTCCGGTGCCGGGGTCGCGACCGTGACGGACGGCTCCGGGGTGACCCCGGCGGGCTGGGCCTCAACCGTGGCTTTCGGCCTCCAGGCTTTGCGGGCGGGGGCAGCGGCTTCGGCCTGCGCCTCGGGCACGACGGGCGCGGGGTTCACGTCGTCACTGGCTTTGGGCTTCCAGGCCTTGCGGGCGGGCGCCGCTCCCTCGCTGGTTGCTGGCGGCTGGACGCTGGCCGCTTCTGGCACAGGCGCCGCGCTCACATCGTCCCCGCTCCCCTTGGGCTTCCAGCTCTTGCGGGCGGGCGCGGAGGCAGTCTCCTCGCTAGCGACTGGCGACTGGTCGCTGGCGACTTCCTTGGGCTTCCACGCCTTTCGAGGTGCCGAATCCGCCGAGCTGGAGGTCAGCGGGCTGGGTGCGGCGGCCTGCGGCTCGGGCTGGGTGTCCGTGTTCCCGACCGGGCTGCCCGGCTGCGCGTTGAGCACGTCGGCGCTGGTGCTGCCCACCACGTCATCCCCGAGGCCTGCGCTGGGAGCCGCGCCCGTGCGGGCCATCGGCGTTTCGGCGTTGGGCACGGTGGGCTGGGGCGAGTCTTCCAGGGTGCTTTCGGGGGCGGTGGTAGGAGCCACCCACTCGCCCGTCGCCCGCTGCACGCTTTCCAGCATCAGCTCGGCCACGTCCTTGACCACGATGTCGTCGTGCTTGGCCTTCTCGGGCGTCGAGTTCATCATCGACTTGCAGAAGGGGCAGCCCACGGCGACCACCTTGCCGGTCTGCTCGTACTCGGCCGCCGCCTGCGCTGCGCCGTCCAGCCGGGCCTGAATCTCGCGGAAGCGGTTGTCGGAGACGCGCTCGCGGCCCTCTTCCTCCTCCTTCCAGAACTGGGCGCCGCCCGCCCCGCAGCAAAACGAGCCCTCGCGGCTGCGCTCCAGCTCCAGCACCTGCCCGGCCATCTGGGTGATCAGGGTGCGCGGCGCGTCGTACACACCGTTGTGACGGCCCAGGTAGCAGGGGTCGTGGTAGGTGACATGCTCCTGAAGTTGCGCGAGGGGCAGCTTGCCCGCCGCGACCAGGGTTTCGAGGTACTCGGTGTGGTGGATGGTCCGGTAATGGCCGCCGAGCTGCCTGTACTCGTGCCCGATGGCGTTCATGCAGTGCGGGCAGGTGGCGACGATCAGCTTGGGCCGCACGGAGTTGAGCGTCTCCACGTTCTCCTGCGCGAGCTGCTGGTACAGGAACTCGTTCCCCGCGCGGCGGGCCGAGTCGCCCGTGCAGGCTTCCTTCTTGCCCAGGACCGCGTAGTTCACGCCCGCCTTGTCCAGCAGTTGCACGAAGGCGCGGGACACCTTCTGGGCGCCGGGGTCGTAGGAGGCCGCGCAGCCCACCCAGTAGATGACATCGGGCTCTGGATTCTCGTCAATCGTGGGAACTTTCAGCCCCTCAGCCCACTCCATACGCTTGTCGCGGGAGATGCCCCAGGGGTTGCTGGCCCGCTCCATGCCCCGGAAGGCGGTCTGAAGCTGCGGCGGGAACTCGCCCGCCACCATGACCTGATGGCGGCGGATGTCGATGATGTCCAGCATCTGCTCGTCCTGCACCGGGCAGACCTGCATGCAGGCGCCGCAGGTCGTGCAGGCCCACACCGACTCCTCGTTGATGGCGAACTCCAGCAGCGGGTGCGCGGTGCTGGCCCCCGTCTCGAAGGCGGTCGGCCGGAGCACGAAGGGGCTGGGGTGCGGAGCGCCCGCCGGAGCCGCGAGGCCCTGCGCGGCGAAGCCCAGGGTGCTCGGGCCGCCCAGCAGCACGCCGCTCTGGCCGTTGGACGTGAGGTCGTTGAGCTCCATGCGCTTGTTGATCTCCAGCGCGGCGGGGCTCAGCGCCTTGCCCGTGGCGTTCGCCGGGCACACGTCCTGGCAGCGGTTGCACTGAATACAGGCGTAGGCGTCCAGCAGCCGGGGCCATTCGAGGTCTTCCAGTTTCTCCGCGCCCAGCCGGGGTTCCTCGGCCTCCATTGCCTCTTCAAGCCCCTTCATGGGGGGCAACACGCCCGAGCCAACGGGGCGCTTGAGCGCGTAGTTGACCGGCGCCATGAAGATGTGGATGTGCTTGGTGTACGGGAAGTAGGCCAGGAACGCGAGCACGCTGCCCAGCGCCCCCCAGAAGCCGAAGATGCGCCAGCCCTGAATCGCTCCCTCACTCAGTCCCGAGAACAGCGCCGACCCCAGCGCCGACGAGATGGGCTGGAAGGCGTCGTAGCGGCCCAGGTCGCGGGCTTCTTCGACCATCTTGGCGGCGTTGCCCAGGATGCGGCTGCCGACGTGGAAGAAGATGAAGCTCGAGACGATCAGCGAGTCGCGCTTGATGAAGTTGTTCTTGACGCGCGGGTGCAACAGCGTCTTTTCGGTAAAGCGGAAGTCCCGCTTGGAGGGGTGGAAGAGGCGGCGCACCACCAGGCTCACCACGCCGACAAGGACCAGGAACGACAGCACGTCGGCCAGCAGGTTGTAGGTGGCGCCCAGGAAGCTGTCCGAGTAAATGTGGAAGGGGATAAAGCCTTCCAGCCCATCCACCACGTTGACGAGCAGGTAGTACACGAACCCGTAGAAGATCAGGCTGTGCAGCGCACTCACCCACGGGCGGCGGCGGAAGGTGCGCTCCTGCGTCAGCGAGGTTTTGGCCGCGTACCACAGCCGCGAGCCCATCTCGTTCCAGCGGACCTCGGAGGCGGGGGCGCCCCGGCGAATCCGCAGGTACAGGCGGTAAAAGCCCCAAAGGCCGTACAGTCCGGCGACCAGGGCGAAAAGGAAGAAGAGGATTTTATGTTCGAGCGGCAGCAAGGGCAGGGCCTCCTGAGATGGGCGCGGCAGACAGCGTGGACACTGGCAAATTGAACCGGGTCAAAGAATCGGGGGGAAGTATAGCGGGGACGTGGGGGGAAGGAAGGGCAGTTTGGCCCAGTCTACGCGGGCAAAGGGTGACGCAGCTGCTGTCCCGGCCCGCCCGCCGACCCGCTAGGCTCCTGCGCATGGCCCCCCTCGGTTGTCTCGCCAGCCTGTTCGGTGTCCGGGAAGCGCCCCGCGCTCCGTCTCAGCCCCCATCGCAGGCCCAGACGGGCACGTCCCCGCAGAGTCCGGTGCCGGGCCGCCTGCCCGTGGAGGTCAAGCGGTACTTCTTCAGCCGCGACGAACACGCCTTTTTCGGGGCGCTAGAAGAGGCGCTTACGGGTACCCCCTACCGGGTCTTTCCGAATGTGCGGCTGAACGACCTGTTCCGGATCACCGCGCAGGAGGGGCGGCAGGCGACCTACGCGCGGCTGCGGGACAAGCACGTGGACTTTCTGATCGTGGACGGCGCGGCGGCTTATCGCCCGGTGCTCGCCATCGAGCTGGACGGGGCCTCCCACGGCAGCGAAAAACAGCAGCACCGGGACGCGGTGAAGGACGTAGCATTCCGGTCGGCGGGATTGCGGCTGGTGCGCCTCCCCTCGCGGGCGTACTCGGCGGGCGAGTTGCGCGAACGCTTGCGCGGCGAACTGTCCGCCCCCTCTCCGCGCTGACCCGCCCCCACGCGCTACCCTCTCCCCCGTGACCCTCACCCCCGCCGAGTTGCAGTCGTACCTCTCCGCGCTAGTCACGGGGAACCTCAAGCTCTCCACCATGATCTGGGGGCCGCCCGGCGTGGGCAAGAGCAGTGTGGTGGCGCAGGTGGCCGCCGCGCATGGGCTGGACTTCGTGGACGTGCGCCTCTCACAGCTCGCGCCCACCGACCTGCGCGGCCTGCCGGTACCCGAGGCCGACGGCCAGGGCGGGGGCGTGAGCCGGTGGTATCCGCCCGAGTTCCTGCCGCGCGGGGGACATGGGGTCCTCTTTCTGGACGAGGTGAACATGGCCCCGCCCACCATGCAGGGGATGGCGCAACAGCTCATCCTCGACCGCCGGGTGGGCAGCTACGAGCTCCCGGAGGGCTGGTTCGTGTGGGCGGCGGGCAACCGCAAGGAGGACCGGGCGAGCGTCTTTGACATGCCCGCGCCCCTCGCCAACCGCTTCCTGCACCTCGGCGTGCGGCCCGACTTCGACTCGTGGCGCTCCTACGCGCTGGGGAAGGGGCTGCACGAGCACGTGATCGCCTTCTTGACCTTCCGGCCTGAACTGCTGCACCGCCTGGACCCCACGCAACCCGCGTGGCCCAGCCCCCGTGCGTGGGAGATGGCCGCGCAACTCCACCGCGCCGGGCTGGACGCCGCGCCCGCCGTGGGCGAGGCCGCTGGGGCCGAGTTCGCCGCCTTCGTGAGGCTGTACGAGGGCCTGCCCGATCTGGGACTGGTGCTGCGCGGCCAGGGCGCGGGGCTGCGGCTGCCCGCCGAACCCAGCGTCCGATATGCCGCCGTGGTAGGCCTCGCTGCCCGAGCCGCCGATGCGGACGAGGCCTACCACGCCTTTACCTGGCTGGCCGACGCCGCCGGGCCGGAGTGGTTGCAACTGTATGTCGCCACGCTGGTGAGCAAGTTCCAGGCGACCGGGCACCTCGGCGACCTCGCCGGGTTGCTGTCGCGCGACGAGCGGCTGGCCGCGCTGGTGGCGGGCACGCTGGAGCTGGCGGGGGGATGAGGACCGACCCGTGACCTCCCCCGACCTCCAGACCCTGATCTCCGGATCGCGGCTGCGGCTGCGGGGCAAGTCCGCCTTTTTCGCCACGCTGCTGCTGCACGCCGAGTTCGTGCCCTCGCGCGAGGTCGCGGCGGCGGGCACGGACGGCGAGCGGGTGTACGTGAATCCGGAGGTGGCGGCCAGCCTCCCGCCCGACGTGCTCGACGGCCTGCTGCTGCACGAGGTCCTGCACGCGGCGCTGTCGCACGTGCCGCGCCGGGGACCGCGCGAGAAGAAGCGCTGGAACCGCGCCGCCGACACCATCGTGAACGGCATGGTCGCCGCCGCCGGGCTGCCGCTGCCGCCGGGCGCCGCCCGCGACGAGCATCTGGAGCGGCTCAGCGTGGAGGAGGTCTACACCTCGCTGGAGGGCCGCGAGCCGCAGGACGGCGAGGACGAGACCGACGATCTGCTGGACGGCCCGCCCTCTGACGCCCCGCCGCGTGAGGGCAAGCCGGGGGGGCCGGGGGCGCGGCAGTGGCAGCAGGCGCTCGCGCAGGCCCGCAGCGTGGAGGCGATGGCGGGGCAGGGGCACGACCCCCTGGGAATGCACCGCGAACTCGCCCGGCTTTCCCCCGCGCGGCTGGACTGGCGGGCGCAGCTCTGGCGCTTTCTGGCACGGACGCCGGTGGACTTCGGGGGCTTCGACCGCCGCTTTGTGGGGCGGGGGCTGTATCTGGAGGCGCTGGACGACGAGTCGCTCACCGCTCTCGTCGCCGTGGACACCTCCGGCAGCGTGGACGACGCGGCGGTGCGGGCGCTGGTGGCCGAGGTGCAGGGGGTGCTGGGCGCGTACCCGCACGTCTGCGCGACCCTCTACTACGCCGACACCGAAGCCTACGGTCCCTTCGAGCTGCGCCCCGGCGACCCCATCCCCCAGCCCCAGGGCGGCGGCGGCACCGACTTCCGGCCCATCTTCGCGCTGGCGGACACGCACGAGCCGGACGTGCTGATCTACCTCACCGACGGCTACGGCGATTTCCCGGAGAAACAGCCCCGCATGCCGACCCTGTGGGTGGTCCCCCCCGGCGGCCTGGAAGACGAGGGCTTTCCCTTCGGGGACGTGCTGCGGCTGGCCGAGGAGGGCGAGGGCTTTACGGCCTGAGGCCGGTCCGCACCATGTAGGCCTCGGCGCCGCCGTCCGGGGCGTGGTCGGTGGCCCAGCGGACGGCGGCCTCGGTGTCGTAGGGCGTGCGGCGAAAGGTCACGTCCCAGACCCCGGCGCGGCGCTCCAGCAGCACCCAGCGGGCGGTGGGGTCGCCGTCCTTCTGGCGCGACACAGCGCCCGCATTCACGAAGGTCAAGCCGCCCCGCGTCCAGACCGCCTCCGTATGGGTGTGGCCCACGACGACGACCCGCGCTCCCGGCCAGTCCCGCACCCGCGCCAGTTTCTCCTCGTCGGGCAGCTTGAACAGGGCCTCCCACGCGTCCGCCGGGCTGCCGTGGGCGAGCAGTACCTCGCCGTCTGCCGCCGTGGCGGTCAGGGGCAGGGCCGCGAGTTCAGGGGGCACGCCGCCGAGTTGCCCCTCCAGAAACTCGCGGTAGGTCCGCGTCTCGGCCTCCAGTTCGCTGGGGTCGGCCAGAAAGAACTCGTCGGTGTTCCCCCGCACGGTCGGCGGCGCGTGCTCGCGCTGCAAGGCCCACGCTCCCGCCGGGTCCGCCATGCCCCAGACAGTGTCGCCGAGGTTGTGGACAGCGTCGGGACTCACGGCGCGGAGGTCGTCCAGCACCGCCTCCAGCGCGAATCTGTTGCCGTGAACGTCGGTGAGGATGGCGAGGCGCATGGAGTATGGTGGCACAGCCTCCCGCCCCGCCATCTGCCATCATCGCGCCATGACCATTCCCGAACCCGACTCGCGCACGCTGGCGACCCTGTCTCCGGAGGCGGCTCTGGCGGCAGCGCAGGCCCACGGCGCGACGGCGGGCACCCTGTCGGGCCTCGCCGGGCATCCCGACGCGCGGGTGCGCTCGCAGGTGGCGCGGCACCCCAACACGCCCGCCGAGGTGCTGGGCACGCTGGCCCCCGCCTTTCCGCGCGAGGTGTTGCACAATCCCGGCCTGCCGCTGATGCGCCTCGCCCGGCCGGGGCTGCTGAACCTCTTTCCGGCCGAGGGGGTCACGGCCCTGCTCGCGCTGCCGGAAGCGCCCGCCTGGGTGGTGGATGGTGCGGCCCGGCACGAGGACTTCGGGGTGAGAACGGCCCTCGCCGCCCGGCCGGGTCTGGGCGCCGAGCGGGTGCAGGCCCTCGCCGCCGACGCGGGCTGGCAGGTGCGCGAGGCGGTGGCGCGGCGGCCCGACCTCTCGGAGCCGCTGGTGCGGCAACTCGCCGCCGACGACGATTACGACGTACGCAAGGCGGTGGCGGCCCGCCCCGACCTCCCCGGCGACGTGCTGCGGACGTTGGTGACCGATGCGCACGGCTTCGTGCGGGCTTCGGTCGCGCGGCGGCTGGACCTGCCGCTGGACTGCCTGCTCACGCTGGCAACCGACGACGACCCCGACGTGCTCTCGACCCTGGCGCGGCGGGTGGACCTGCCCCGCAACGTGCGTGACTGGCTGGCGGCGAACGAGCACCCCAGCGTGCGGGCGGCGGCCCTGCAAGCCTGGACCGTGCCGCCGGAGGCCCTCGCCCGCGCCGAGCACGACGCCGAGGACGAGGTCCGCGCGGCCCTGGCCCGACGTCCCGACGCGCCGCCGGAGCTGCTGGTGCGGCTGGCGGGCGACGAGGCCGAACAGGTTCGCCGCGCCGTGCTGGAACGCACCGACCTGCCGGAAGACGCCGTACTCGCCCTCGCGCATGCCCCGGAGCAGGACATCCGCCTGCATGTGGCCAGCGCCGAAGGGCTGAGCGGCGCGGTGTTGGACGTGCTGCTGGACGACCCGGACACGGCGGTGCGGACCCTGCTCGCCGTGCGGCCCGACCTCGGCCCGGAGCGCCTAGCCCGTCTCGCCGCCGACCCTGACCCAGAGGTGCGCCGGGCGGTGGCCTACGCCGAGGCGCCCGGTGACGCGGTGCTGACCGTCCTCGCCGCCGACCCCAACATCGGGGTGCGCCGCGCCGCTGCCCGGCACCCGGCCCTCTCCCCCGCCCTCCTGCCCCCGCTGGCCGCCGATGCCGACGAGGGAGTGCGCCTCGCGGCCGCTGGGAGAGGCGATCTGCCGGAGGAGGTGCGCGAGCGGCTGCGGGCCGACCCTGACTCCAGCGTGCGGGCGGAGGTGGGAGGAGCATAGGCCCCACGCCCGCCCCAGCTGTCCACCCAGTCGGGCCAGGTGGGTTGGTCGTCTCAGCTTCCTCCGGGATACTGCCCGCACCCGGCGGCGGACGCTCGAGGGGCTTTTCCCAGGCCCCGGCGCCGGAGCGTATCAGGAGGCTGAATGAAAACGACCGTGACTGTGATGGCTGCCCTCGCCCTGAGCACCGCAGGTGCCCAGACGACCATCAAGATTGCCAGCCTCGCGCCGCTGTCGGGCGGCCAGAGCGCCATCGGCCTTCAGGCCCGCAACGGCATTCAGCTCGCGGTGACGGAGTACCAGCCGCAGTTCAGGAAGCTGGGATTCACCTTGCAGTTCGTGCCCTTTGATGACCAGGCCGACCCCGCGACCGGCACGTCCGCCGCCCGCAAGATCGCCGCCGACCGCCAGGTGCTGGGGGTCGTGGGGGCGCTCAACAGCGGCGTGACCATTCCGGTGAGCGCCGTGCTCGCTCCCAGCCGGGTGGCGATGGTCAGCTCGGCCAGCACCGCGAACAACGTGACCGACCGGGGCCTGAGCAACATGAACCGCATCGTGGCCCGTGACGACGCGCAGGGTCCGGCAGGAGCGCAGTTCATCACGAACACGCTGAAGGCCAAGAAAATCTACATCCTGAACGACAAGACGGCCTACGGCGAAGGTCTCGCCAATGAGGTC from Deinococcus sp. HSC-46F16 encodes:
- a CDS encoding DegV family protein, which gives rise to MTIAIVTDSTSDLSPQLCGQYGIRSVPLYVHFDGQMYKDGLEITPADLFAGIRAGKKTPSTSQPSPAEFAAVYEDALRAADEVLSLHISGQLSGTVGSARLAAQDFGGRVTVMDSRSATLGLGMQAIRAAQRAGEGRSMAEIVGELERVAAKTDIRFTVDTLDFLRANGRIGGATALLGGLLNIKPILTVKAGRVEAAGRVRGSKKVVQDLVDHIRKYAEANGGARVTFLSTLGGEATLQEIRAGVSGVGFEDLGDHQIGAVIATHVGPGTVGAALEPLTA
- a CDS encoding heterodisulfide reductase-related iron-sulfur binding cluster, which codes for MLPLEHKILFFLFALVAGLYGLWGFYRLYLRIRRGAPASEVRWNEMGSRLWYAAKTSLTQERTFRRRPWVSALHSLIFYGFVYYLLVNVVDGLEGFIPFHIYSDSFLGATYNLLADVLSFLVLVGVVSLVVRRLFHPSKRDFRFTEKTLLHPRVKNNFIKRDSLIVSSFIFFHVGSRILGNAAKMVEEARDLGRYDAFQPISSALGSALFSGLSEGAIQGWRIFGFWGALGSVLAFLAYFPYTKHIHIFMAPVNYALKRPVGSGVLPPMKGLEEAMEAEEPRLGAEKLEDLEWPRLLDAYACIQCNRCQDVCPANATGKALSPAALEINKRMELNDLTSNGQSGVLLGGPSTLGFAAQGLAAPAGAPHPSPFVLRPTAFETGASTAHPLLEFAINEESVWACTTCGACMQVCPVQDEQMLDIIDIRRHQVMVAGEFPPQLQTAFRGMERASNPWGISRDKRMEWAEGLKVPTIDENPEPDVIYWVGCAASYDPGAQKVSRAFVQLLDKAGVNYAVLGKKEACTGDSARRAGNEFLYQQLAQENVETLNSVRPKLIVATCPHCMNAIGHEYRQLGGHYRTIHHTEYLETLVAAGKLPLAQLQEHVTYHDPCYLGRHNGVYDAPRTLITQMAGQVLELERSREGSFCCGAGGAQFWKEEEEGRERVSDNRFREIQARLDGAAQAAAEYEQTGKVVAVGCPFCKSMMNSTPEKAKHDDIVVKDVAELMLESVQRATGEWVAPTTAPESTLEDSPQPTVPNAETPMARTGAAPSAGLGDDVVGSTSADVLNAQPGSPVGNTDTQPEPQAAAPSPLTSSSADSAPRKAWKPKEVASDQSPVASEETASAPARKSWKPKGSGDDVSAAPVPEAASVQPPATSEGAAPARKAWKPKASDDVNPAPVVPEAQAEAAAPARKAWRPKATVEAQPAGVTPEPSVTVATPAPETATPTGERKKWSPKTAVVPAPEAAPQVEASAPTEPAPVAGERKKWAPKAAASAAPVETLTPPVEVVTVAAEPAAPAPTERPKWQPRRGAEAAAPQPPADAAPITEHVHLDRVGENLLEEGAQATSEPGPGSRKKWQPTKKD
- a CDS encoding DUF2726 domain-containing protein; protein product: MAPLGCLASLFGVREAPRAPSQPPSQAQTGTSPQSPVPGRLPVEVKRYFFSRDEHAFFGALEEALTGTPYRVFPNVRLNDLFRITAQEGRQATYARLRDKHVDFLIVDGAAAYRPVLAIELDGASHGSEKQQHRDAVKDVAFRSAGLRLVRLPSRAYSAGELRERLRGELSAPSPR
- a CDS encoding AAA family ATPase; amino-acid sequence: MTLTPAELQSYLSALVTGNLKLSTMIWGPPGVGKSSVVAQVAAAHGLDFVDVRLSQLAPTDLRGLPVPEADGQGGGVSRWYPPEFLPRGGHGVLFLDEVNMAPPTMQGMAQQLILDRRVGSYELPEGWFVWAAGNRKEDRASVFDMPAPLANRFLHLGVRPDFDSWRSYALGKGLHEHVIAFLTFRPELLHRLDPTQPAWPSPRAWEMAAQLHRAGLDAAPAVGEAAGAEFAAFVRLYEGLPDLGLVLRGQGAGLRLPAEPSVRYAAVVGLAARAADADEAYHAFTWLADAAGPEWLQLYVATLVSKFQATGHLGDLAGLLSRDERLAALVAGTLELAGG
- a CDS encoding VWA-like domain-containing protein; this encodes MTSPDLQTLISGSRLRLRGKSAFFATLLLHAEFVPSREVAAAGTDGERVYVNPEVAASLPPDVLDGLLLHEVLHAALSHVPRRGPREKKRWNRAADTIVNGMVAAAGLPLPPGAARDEHLERLSVEEVYTSLEGREPQDGEDETDDLLDGPPSDAPPREGKPGGPGARQWQQALAQARSVEAMAGQGHDPLGMHRELARLSPARLDWRAQLWRFLARTPVDFGGFDRRFVGRGLYLEALDDESLTALVAVDTSGSVDDAAVRALVAEVQGVLGAYPHVCATLYYADTEAYGPFELRPGDPIPQPQGGGGTDFRPIFALADTHEPDVLIYLTDGYGDFPEKQPRMPTLWVVPPGGLEDEGFPFGDVLRLAEEGEGFTA
- a CDS encoding metallophosphoesterase, producing the protein MRLAILTDVHGNRFALEAVLDDLRAVSPDAVHNLGDTVWGMADPAGAWALQREHAPPTVRGNTDEFFLADPSELEAETRTYREFLEGQLGGVPPELAALPLTATAADGEVLLAHGSPADAWEALFKLPDEEKLARVRDWPGARVVVVGHTHTEAVWTRGGLTFVNAGAVSRQKDGDPTARWVLLERRAGVWDVTFRRTPYDTEAAVRWATDHAPDGGAEAYMVRTGLRP